TTGGCTGAGCCCATTCCGGTGCCGTAACGACCGAATCGACGATGCCAGCTGCAGGTGTCCTGGCAGGTTGCTGCGGCACGGCGGCGCGATTGCCGGTTCTGGCATGGCCGCGATTTCCGGCTCCGGCTCGTCCAGCGATATATGGCAGCGCCGGCACAGGTGATTGTTGGTTAGGAATTGGACTAAGTGGCAGCGGTCGCATCTCACTACTTCCCGTGAATCTACGGGAGCGAGTGTTGTGGCCATCTGGGGTTGGGAGGTGCCAGAGCAGGCACTTGCACCAACTACTGTTCAATTGCTGAGCCGTAATTTGCGGTATAGCAGCAGCACTGTCAAGACAATTTTCGGTGGAAAACATAATTGAATCCTATAATTCCGGAAAAAACGCCCATGAAAACCGGAGAAAACCCGGAGAAGCTCGTCACCGATCGCAACGCCGCCTGGTGTTTACTAACTGAGTTCACCCAGTCGGAAAGTTTGCGCAAGCACGCTCTGGCCGTCGAGGCCTGCATGCGCGCCTACGCTCGCCACTTCAACGAGGACGAAGCCAAGTGGGCGGTAGTCGGCCTGATTCACGATTTCGACTACGAACGCTATCCCAGCCTCCAGGACCATCCTTTCAAAGGCAGCGAAATCCTCAAAGAGCGCGGCTACCCCGAGGAAATCCGCAACGCCATTCTTTCCCACGCCGACTACAGCGGCGTCCCGCGCCAGACCGATCTCGAAAAGGCCCTCTTTGCCTGCGACGAGCTTGCCGGATTCATCACCGCCATCACGCTGGTCAAGCCAAGCAAGTCGCTGGCCGAGGTGGACGCGCGCTCGGTCCGCAAAAAGATGAAGGACAGAGCCTTCGCTCGTAGCGTCAACCGTGACGACATCACCCGCGGCGCCGCCGAATTGGGCATTGACCTCGACCAGCACATCACCACCTGCATTGACGCAATGAAGACCATCGCCGGCGAGTTGGGCCTGGACGGCAGCGCGGCAACGCCGGCGGAATCGGCGTGATGGCTGTGCGGGCAGTTTTGTGTCGCCCCTCCGGGGCTCACCAACTTTCTGGGGGACGCGTACCCAGCGCTCACGCGCTGGGCTAAAAGCTGTTCCGCCCCTCCGGGGCTGGATTTATCGGTTGTTCCCGCCTTGTGCGATCTAGGAAGATCTCGTTCATTAGCGGGTCCCGTAACATCTCGCTCATTAGCGGGCCTCAGAAGATCTCGTTCCGGTTGCCCTTAAGGTTGTTCCTCCCTCCGGGGCTGGTTCTCGGTTGTTCCCGACTTGTGCGATTTCGGAAGATCTCGTTCATTAGCGGGTCTCGTAACATCTCGCTCATTAGCGGGCCTCGGAAGATCTCGTTCCGGTTGCCCTTACGGTTGTTCCTCCCTGCGGGGCTGGTTCTGGGTTGTTCCTCCCTCCGGGGCTGGTTCTCGGTTGTTCCCGACTTGTGCGATCTCGGAAGATCTCGTTCATGATCGGGTCTTGTAACATCTCGCTCATTAGCGGACCTCGGAAGATCTCGTTCTCGATTGCCCTTACGGTTGTTCCGCCCCTGCGGGGCTGGCTTCGGTTGTTGCCGCCTTGTGCGATCTCGGAAGATCTCGTTCATGATCGGCTAGCGCTTGTGTCACGTCTCGACGAACGGTTTGCGGAGGCTGGCGGTCTGAATCCGCAGCGAGTCCGGCAACATCTCTAGGTCATGGATATTGAAGTTCTGAGCCTAGATGATTCTGTTCTAAATTCTTCACCGCTGGCTGGCGAGACGCCGGAGTTGAATGGTGGCGCGCCGAGCGGCACGTCGAGTATTAATACCCGCGACAACTCTGCCGAGCTGCTGGATGCCTATTCGCAGGCGGTGGTGAGCGCCGCGGAGCACGTTAGTCCGTCGGTGGTGAATATTGAGGTGCGGCATCGGGTGACGGGCCGGCGCGGTCAGGGCGGTGAGGCGCGGGGCGGAGGCTCCGGGTTTATCTTCACGCCGGACGGGCTGATCGTGACCAACAGCCACGTGGTGCATGGCGCGAGCCGGATCGAGGTCTCGCTGAATGATGGCCGGCGCCTCCCTGCAGTGCTGGTTGGCGATGATCCCGCGACCGACCTGGCAGTGATCAGCATTGATGCGCCGACGCTGGTGGCGACGCCGCTGGGTGACTCGCAGCAGATTCGCGTAGGCCAGCTGGTGATCGCGATTGGCAATCCGTACGGGTTTCAATACTCGGTGACCGCTGGCGTGGTGAGCGCGTTGGGAAGATCTCTGCGCTCACGGTCTGGTCGGCTGATTGACGATGTGATTCAGACCGACGCAGCCTTGAATCCGGGAAACTCGGGTGGGCCACTGGTGAGCGCGGCGGGCCACGTGGTGGGGGTGAACACGGCGACCATCCTGCCGGCACAGGGCATCTGCTTTGCGATTGGGATCAACACGGCGAAGTTCGTGGCCAGCCGGCTGCTTCGGGATGGCCGCATCCGGCGTAGCTACATTGGCGTGGTGGCGCAGACAGTGCCGCTGCCGCGGCGCCTGGCGCGGTATCACGGGCTCACACAGGAAGGCGGGATCGTGGTGGTGTCGGTTGAACCGGGCAGCCCGGCGGAACGGGCGCGGCTGCACGACGGCGACCTGGTAGTCGCTATAGACGGTCAGGCGATCGCCGGCGTTGACGATCTGCATCGCTTACTGACGGAGACACGCGTGGGAATTCGGGCGCTTGTCACGGTCCTGCGCGGCCCCCAAAAACTGGAACTGGAGATCGTGCCGGAGGAAGCCCGGGAGGCACAGTGATCGACCGCTGGTCTGCGGGCAGGCGCGTAACCTGCTGATTCATTGCAAGAAGCGCAGGTGTATGCTAGGGTCGAGAGCAGTAGAGGTAACGATCGTTGCACGTGAAAGTGCCTGCCGGCCTGGACCGCAAGGAAGCGGAAATCTACCTTCGGCTTGACCCAGAACGGCTCCCACAACATATCGCCATCATTATGGACGGCAATGGGCGATGGGCCCATCGGCGGCACCTGCCGCGGATCGCGGGCCATCGCGCCGGGGTTGCTGCGGTACGTTCCACGATAGAGACAGCGGCACGAGTCCACCTGCCTGCCCTGACGCTTTACGCATTCTCCGAAGAAAACTGGAAGCGGCGGCCGCGGACAGAAGTGATGTTTCTGATGCGGCTGTTGCAGCGATACCTAAGGCAAGAAGTACCTACCCTTAATAAGAACAATATCCGGCTGGAATACATAGGTCGGCAGCATGAGCTCGCGCCGGAAGTGCAGGACCGCATGCAGTGGGCGCGTGAAGCGACTGCACACAATACCGGCATGGTGCTGACGCTGGCGTTGAACTACAGCGCACGCTCCGAACTGGTGGACGCCTTCAACGCCATGGTGCAGGCAGC
The DNA window shown above is from Terriglobales bacterium and carries:
- a CDS encoding trypsin-like peptidase domain-containing protein — its product is MDIEVLSLDDSVLNSSPLAGETPELNGGAPSGTSSINTRDNSAELLDAYSQAVVSAAEHVSPSVVNIEVRHRVTGRRGQGGEARGGGSGFIFTPDGLIVTNSHVVHGASRIEVSLNDGRRLPAVLVGDDPATDLAVISIDAPTLVATPLGDSQQIRVGQLVIAIGNPYGFQYSVTAGVVSALGRSLRSRSGRLIDDVIQTDAALNPGNSGGPLVSAAGHVVGVNTATILPAQGICFAIGINTAKFVASRLLRDGRIRRSYIGVVAQTVPLPRRLARYHGLTQEGGIVVVSVEPGSPAERARLHDGDLVVAIDGQAIAGVDDLHRLLTETRVGIRALVTVLRGPQKLELEIVPEEAREAQ
- a CDS encoding HD domain-containing protein encodes the protein MKTGENPEKLVTDRNAAWCLLTEFTQSESLRKHALAVEACMRAYARHFNEDEAKWAVVGLIHDFDYERYPSLQDHPFKGSEILKERGYPEEIRNAILSHADYSGVPRQTDLEKALFACDELAGFITAITLVKPSKSLAEVDARSVRKKMKDRAFARSVNRDDITRGAAELGIDLDQHITTCIDAMKTIAGELGLDGSAATPAESA
- a CDS encoding isoprenyl transferase; amino-acid sequence: MKVPAGLDRKEAEIYLRLDPERLPQHIAIIMDGNGRWAHRRHLPRIAGHRAGVAAVRSTIETAARVHLPALTLYAFSEENWKRRPRTEVMFLMRLLQRYLRQEVPTLNKNNIRLEYIGRQHELAPEVQDRMQWAREATAHNTGMVLTLALNYSARSELVDAFNAMVQAAASNGGIKHLQIDEQAVSRHLYTRHLPDPDLVIRTSGEMRLSNFLLWQLAYAEIYVTPTLWPDFRGQHLLEAIAEYQNRERRYGGLGNAHSKGTLTASTNGS